From the genome of Malus sylvestris chromosome 13, drMalSylv7.2, whole genome shotgun sequence:
CCATCATAGgtgttatgctcgtggtagcaacaaaacatgcccgtgttttTCGTGGGCTTGTTATCcaggtgcctcggctttggcttcggtatcaggtgtgctatccTGGGGTatatggccacgcatgtggtgttcaaaggtgtctatgcctcatacctcggggtaggggctgtcctgacacgtgcttgacccactgtgttgactgcctgaggtcgaggattatcatggcgatacccttggttatcgcgatagtgtcccttactccttttactaaaatgagactggtgaggatggaaatctttcctttttccctgatattgatatgtttgttgacttggcaaagtattaagtaaggcagggggaggcattgctgccgtttggaaagtccaggtcttctcatttggttagatTTGATTTTCACTCCCTACTTATTGAtaaaggggtggttgtggggggtttcccttgatatgtccttgcctcggcggaggcatggttgtaagcctatgccatcacctcagagtaagtcttccaagtgttggcattgattatgtacttgaagaacaatcacgtaggcatgccgtgaaggctttgagggcagtttTGTCGTCTACCTCGAcacaacgagaatactcatggctgaagcggccagcatacatacgtaatgactcgtctggcttttgGCGAatggtgtacaagtcatccgcagagtgcaagcgatcagtctggaaaatgtgttgagaaacaaatagtttcctcaattcctcaaatgagtctactgtctcaggtggaagatggcaataccagtttagagctccgtcagaaagggtggaggggaagagaagacatcgcttttcgtcggtgtgcatccggtatgccatggtggactcaaaaaggttaaggtgttcaatcgggtcctcatttcctgtataaagttgcaagccaagcttctgctttttctttgcttggagggggtgtcaaagatcctccttgtaagagggctaggcctaggttggttccaatcaggtatctcagcttgtcgttcggccttcaacttgtttacttccttaagaagttgtaggacaagaggatcctgagtggagttatgtaccactggagctttctttggtaaatcttcatctcctctttgaagtaggaaggtttgatcaagagcatgtgatttttccctggactcgctgtactgacttccaaggtatgtctgtcagaacatctctgagtcccctataccttggtgtttctctaggacttgttgccccttccccaaattggtagccgatctgggacatgggaggggaccgagtcttttaaagacccttgggtcattgatcttcaagcttacctagatgggattgtctcgacgttgctttaggaagtctcgacagtcacgaaagacggctttcgatccctTCACTCCTTTTGTAAGgaggtgccttcctccactcctcctgctttgggtcgaagcaactgggttgagagaagtctcatgctGGTCGCCATTTTGATGAGTAGCTCActcctcaacaggaatacccatgtcaaGGGCAAAGGACCCTCCGTGTtagggggcacccagttgatggttgacttccacaggggtgatgagctcgtgtgttttagtatatctagcctcgtaGAGCATCTcaaagaccttctcatactgctcttggaggatctcattcttcattgctatcttgttgttttgagcctccagctcatcgactttagcctgaagaacaaacttcttttgttccttctttcattgtttcgcaccaggtgcaagaggggtgtcattctgtgtgttgtggcttccttcgctccctatTTTGGAAAGGGaggcctggtcaaaagagagtgtacgaatggtggaaaccaccgTGACAAagatgaagagagtgggaataggTGTCATTCCCActaacggcgccaaatgttgatgcataaaatcagtgaggactttggtacaacagaaagtgttaagtttgtgaccatcgctagattgctccggtcactaatgtggataagtatgtaaatggatagagatagggaagcaagcacaagatgtatgtggttcacctagattggctacgtccatggagtagacgagttctcattaattgtgaagggtttacacaagtacataggttcaagctctccttttgtgagtactagtgaatgatttagtacaaattaCATTAGCAAATATTGTGAgaaaatgatctctatttatagaaaagagtttctagtttcattctaacattgacacgtgtcatgttgtgattggtttctgatattgacacatgtcgtgttgtgattggcttttgatgttgacatatgtcgcgctgtgattggcctcctggttggagggaaactcttctgggtccttgacggtatcacgttgatcggtgctcagtagtttcgggattggtcaagtatggtagaAACAAGTTCCATTTTCGGTTTTGAAAGGTGGCCAAGTCTTTTAAGCCAAAGGTGAGATGACTGCTGAGGTTTTGTGGTGTTCTTTTCAACATTGAAAACCATGTTTTCCACACTTAGTTTGAACTGAAACATGCCATAACATATAGCACTAGTGCCAATGTGAGAAGAATTGTAAAAAATGTTGAAGCCAATTTTAttcaatataaaataataacctAGCAAAACAAGTTTTGAAACCGAAACTAATCTCCTTCTCATGGAAGGTACATAAGCAacattttccaaatccaaataaaaaccaaattctaTTTCAAGTCTAAAAGTCCCTAAGGCTTTGACTTCAACCCTTCTTCCATTGCCCACCAAGACCTTTACTTCATCTTTGTTTGGTGTTCACTTTGTTGTGAAGTCCTGCAATGAAGTCGTAACATGAATAAAAGAGTCAGAGTCAAGCCACCATGCATTACTAGGTTTGTTAACTAaattagactcaaaacaaagaaaatatttttacctttcttcatttcttgcTTGGCAAGCCAAGCTTTGTATTTTGGACAATTTGTCTTCAAGTGGCCTGCCTTTTTGCagaaaaaacatttgaaaaaaaacttggtTTGTTAGGTTTCAAAAACTTTCTTAAATGAGGGAGAACTTCTGGTAGCATCTTTTCTGACAATATCATGGTTGCCATGCTTGGGGTTTTGATTGTAGCTTTGAACATAATTCACAGATTTAACCCTCTCTTTGTCAGCCATCTCTTTCATAATTCTAATTTCCTCACCCACTTAGCTTGTAATGCATTATATGAGACTTTTAACTGAGTGTAACTTTCAAGTAGAGAATTCATAACGACATGAACCAAAAAGGTTTTAGAAATTGGTACCTCAAGCATCTTCAATTTTCCAGCAATGTCCGCTACTTTGAGAATATATTCTCAAACACTTTCCACTCCATCATACCTAATAGTGGTGAGAGAATTCATCAAGTTACCTATCTCGGTCTTCTCGAACTCCTTGTATTTTTCTTCATTGGATTTCATAAGATCCTTGGCTTTGGATGCTTCTAGGAAACCCCCATGCAcaacattagtcatggtccttCTGGTAGTCATGAGATAGATTCTGTTTGCTTTATGCCATTTCTCATGCTTCGACCTTTGACTGGTTGTGCATCCTTCATTGGGTAGCAATGGTTCATCACTCCttagtgccaaatccatgtccCTCACCCCAAGAACAATCTCGAGGTCTTGCTTCCACTTCTTATAATTCATTCTAGTAAGTGGCTCAATGGTATTGAGGTTCATGGAGCTTGGATTAACACCTTTAAAAACCACAATATGCAAAGAGATTAAACTTTAGTCCCATATCCATTTATCACAATTTCAACATTTTTGAATGCTGAAATTTGTGAACCATTTTCTTTATCACGACGCCATTGCTTTTCCATGAATATACCTATCTTGAAGCATGGATGCATGCCTTTGTGACTTGGAACCCAACAGTGGACATTCTGGGGTTAAACAAAGCATTGTGCCACTTCGAGTTTGAGATATAAACAACGGCTAATCTTTAGATGATTAGTGTTTATATTTCAAAATTTAGCGCAAGTACCGAtggccaagtttttgaagacaTGCATATGAACACAAACAGCTTTAGTTGATATATGCTCGATGCATGAATTCCCAGATAACTTGTCATGATCCAGAATCTGCAGTCAAAGAAAATTGTTTCGTCATAGGGTTAAATCGTATGTGAAAGCTCCGATACAAATGTCAGATTAGATTAATTCATAACCGATTACTAAACCCAAATAACCACTAACCTTATGAAACCATGTTGACTAGAGCACAATATAGGTGTCTTCTGCAATTCATCAATCTCAAAATGCAATGTCTCAGTACAATAGGGCGTGAGGCTTTTATTGTGTATCAATTAAGAGTGCAGGGACCCCATATTTATACCTTATGCAATGGTGTGTCAATTAGGTGACCTCCCATAACATTAGTCCTAATTGAACTCAACCTTATCATGCAATCCCTAAGTATCCATATTAGGATTGTTGAGTTACATTCCTTATCGTACACACACCTTTTGGTAGCTTACAAACAAAGTCATCTCCAACTCTATTATCTCACACCTTAGTTACACGTATTAACAAGTGTGCAGTTCTTATGAGTCTTCCACCCCCTCCCTCCTATATCATGGGCACATGAGGCTTTGGTCGTTGATcaaatgtgttaattgttttgtaggtacaaattTGTCAAGACTAATGACAACAAATTTTTGCTACCAGATAGAGTTGTTGGCAAAAATGATAAGTAATTTATGGAGTTTAGCAAACAGAATAAACTAGCTAGTGCATGTCCTGTCCGGTCTCAAATTCAATGAGATCGATATATATAGTCCAAGAATTATCGTTTATATATGCAAATGCCCTCCAACCCATGCATACTCGGATTATGATCATAATCTTGTAAAAATTTGCTCTTAGCTAGCGAGCAAACGAGGGCGAGCTAATTATATATACTCATCCATCCAGTTTGGTTAGATGATGGTCCAGTTTGGAGGTACGAGGTAATTTTTTTCTATCTCATCACATCTACGTATAGTTATGTTTGGATGAGTAATTTGTCAGTACTAAGAAATGTCAACTAAATATAGCTAACGAATAGAGTTTTAATGTGATCTTCAggatttaattttttgtaacCATAAATATTTTTATCCTTCTAATTTGAGTTATctaactaattaattattgtGTGTCACTCTGCCCACCACGTACGCTACCACCCCAAAATTGTTATTACGTCAATTTCCCACTTCCAAATTATTGGTGACACTCTTTTTTAAAAACGAATTGTATCCGTCCGATAGAAAAACAACACGAGAGAAAAATACAATCCGTCGGTTTTGAGTTTCCAGCATACATGCACCACCCATTTATCACCGCCCTCCGTTGAAggtacaaaaaattaaatttcaaagcaaagatgTGAATTTTTTCCTGCCCTTTGTCTGGTAGGTAAGACGAGAGAACGGACACATTCCAAATCATGCAGAAGTTTGTAGGCAATGCACACCACACAAAATGCACGTGCCAGCAAGCCCCCTACCCCTAAGGTGGTTGAGGGTTACTAAAAATGAACTGGTCAGGCACGTGATCCTCAACTACCCTCTCCTCTTTTACGTGTTATATAAATATAACTTCTCTTAACATTTTGTCACACCCTTCCCTGATATCTTACTTACCATTGCAATTTGCAACATCTGTAACTCCTCACCACAACTAGCTCCTTAGTCTCTCCTTGATCTTTCTTGACGACCCGATAAAAATGGTGACTGTCGAGGAAGTTCGCAAGGCTCAACGGGCTGAGGGTCCGGCCACAGTATTCGCCATTGGGACAGCAACTCCTCCCAATTGTGTGGACCAAGCCACATACCCCGACTATTACTTTCGTATCACCAACAGTGAGCACAAGGCTGAGCTCAAAGAAAAATTCCAGCGCATGTGTATGtaccatattttttttgttcttatttctCTTTGAATAATTATTTGATTTGTTCATCGTTTACCATTTGTTGTTTAATTCCAGAAAATGGGATGCCACGCATGAATTTTACATATCTGCTATATATGCTTTCGCTATGTATTTTTGGAAGGTGTTTGATAAACATTCTCTCTTTATCTTGCATAGGATATAGTTTAACGTTTATTCATGATATCATCGTATTTGTAAATAATGAAGAACTACGAATATAGCCAcgcagaaaaaaaattgaaactaatGCTCATGGCTTTTCTCTCACTGTAAACTACTATCCAAAGAGGGGGCAACTGTGTTAATATAAACACAAAACACTGTCctgatataaaaaaaagggagactttggatgcggtccctagttatgaacaatctttgactgaaactttgttggttttcaatttttgatccaagtccctaaaattaattgataatttatttctatgtacgttactatattttttaaattaaaaattaaaatttatagttgtttatattaatgatattttaaataaaaaacataatttgtgggattaaaaatattaaaatataaatatactattgtgtgtgtgtgtgtaaacatgggtacattcataaaaaataaccaaaaaattattgtatcaaaacatgggtacattcttcaaaatgggcacatttagcaaaaataaaaatgggtacaaataaataaaaaaatatgggtacaatacaaataaaactttaaaaaatatgggcacaaaaagaaattaatatatgggtacaaattaaaattgaaaggaaaattggtacaaattaaaaaagggttgcaaattaaaaatgggtacaaactaaaaataaaaatttatgataaaaaatttagccataaatataaatatactaattgtaacatttttaatattaaatgaatatatttataaataaaaaatattttattattgaaataattaatgatattattaatacaaaggaccttgatcaaaaattgaaaagtaataaggttttaatcaatagagtagtaaaaataaggatgaaaacctaattactcctaaaaaaaaagtacaaaacaCAATACATGAATTTTCGTAAACAGAATTTTTTTACAATATTTTGAAagcaaatgttttttttttcttccttagAAAACTTAATATTTGTGATCGCAGTtggcttaaattttaaattttattgttaTTAGATGAAGTACCACACACTAGGTGtgtgtaaatataaaaaatttaaaaagtaaaaacaatataTGAAAGAGAGAAGTTTGTGAGAAATGTGAaagagagagggtgagagaaAACGTGGAAgatgtttaaattttttattttttttaaataaaaaattagagatatgttataatgacatgtgggtgaataaagaaaaaaaaagtaaattttggtttgggcaAATTTACATTAATGCCCacgattttattttgtaatataAGATCAAATTgtcttttaattctattttaattgacaattattttattaataagtAGTTTAAATATTGTGTTCTTTGGTAGttctttctttaattatttatttttcaaaaggTATGCTTatattattgttcattaaactttaatgaaattaatAGTATTTTCTGGTGAAATTAGAAGTAGCACGAAGAACCTAGTAACTCGAAAAGGAAACCACCAATTAAAAAGGGCCAAACTCCATGATGTCTTgcaaaaaagaaatatttttgctcaccaccttaTTTATCACTACTTGacggtggtgagcaaaaatgcaatCCTACACAAAAGAACTTACCAGgaaacaatatttttatttattttccacgcattaaaataaaactaaaaagtcaAGAAAATTGgatcttgattatttttttcttttcaaacagTGAATCTTGAATAATATGTTAAATTTTCAGGTGACAAATCTATGATCAAGAAGCGTTACATGTACTTGACTGAGGAAATTCTAAAGGAGAATCCAAGTGTGTGCGAGTACATGGCACCATCACTTGATGCTCGGCAGGACATGGTGGTTGTTGAAGTCCCAAGGCTTGGCAAAGAGGCTGCCACCAAGGCCATCAAGGAATGGGGACAGCCCAAGTCCAAAATCACCCACTTGGTCTTTTGCACCACCAGCGGTGTCGACATGCCCGGCGCTGACTACCAGCTCACCAAGCTATTGGGCCTCCGCCCCTCTGTTAAGCGCCTCATGATGTACCAACAAGGCTGTTTCGCTGGAGGCACGGTTCTCCGTTTGGCCAAGGACTTGGCCGAAAACAACAAGGGTGCACGTGTTCTTGTTGTGTGCTCTGAGATCACCGCGGTCACCTTCCGTGGGCCTAGTGACACCCACCTTGACAGTCTTGTGGGTCAAGCCTTGTTTGGCGACGGTGCAGCGGCCGTCATCATTGGTGCCGACCCAGTGCCCGAAGTCGAGAAGCCCTTGTTTGAATTGGTCTCGGCGGCACAAACCATTCTCGCTGACAGTGATGGGGCTATCGACGGACATCTCCGTGAAGTAGGGCTTACGTTTCACCTTTTGAAGGACGTTCCCGGGCTTATTTCAAAGAACATCGAAAAGAGCCTTAACGAGGCCTTCAAGCCTATAGGCATTTCGGACTGGAACTCACTCTTCTGGATTGCACACCCAGGTGGCCCTGCTATTCTGGACCAAGTAGAGGCCAAGTTGGCGTTGAAGCCGGAGAAATTAGAAGCGACAAGGCAAGTGTTGTCAGATTACGGCAACATGTCGAGTGCGTGTGTCTTGTTTATTTTGGACGAGGTGAGGAGGAAGTCAGCTGAGAAAGGACTGGAGACAACTGGAGAAGGACTGGAATGGGGTGTGCTGTTTGGATTTGGGCCTGGCCTCACGGTGGAGACCGTCGTGCTTCACAGCGTGGCTGCTTGAAGACACCAGTATCAATGTCGATTTATTTATCTGCTTCTAGTTCGTATATGTATTGTTTCCACCTTTTTCTGGTCAGTTTTTGGTTTTCGTATATTCTTTTAGTTTGAAAAGTGCGTGGGAGCCATGGGTAAACTTTGTTGCAAGGGCTGCGTTTACTATAACATtgatggaagaaaaaaaaaggccctGGTTGGGGAATGTAACGAGTTACATATTGATGAATAATGCCATAATTTTCCAA
Proteins encoded in this window:
- the LOC126595486 gene encoding uncharacterized protein LOC126595486, with translation MLQIAMILDHDKLSGNSCIEHISTKAVCVHMHVFKNLAIGVNPSSMNLNTIEPLTRMNYKKWKQDLEIVLGVRDMDLALRSDEPLLPNEGCTTSQRSKHEKWHKANRIYLMTTRRTMTNVVHGGFLEASKAKDLMKSNEEKYKEFEKTEIGNLMNSLTTIRYDGVESV
- the LOC126597529 gene encoding chalcone synthase — its product is MVTVEEVRKAQRAEGPATVFAIGTATPPNCVDQATYPDYYFRITNSEHKAELKEKFQRMCDKSMIKKRYMYLTEEILKENPSVCEYMAPSLDARQDMVVVEVPRLGKEAATKAIKEWGQPKSKITHLVFCTTSGVDMPGADYQLTKLLGLRPSVKRLMMYQQGCFAGGTVLRLAKDLAENNKGARVLVVCSEITAVTFRGPSDTHLDSLVGQALFGDGAAAVIIGADPVPEVEKPLFELVSAAQTILADSDGAIDGHLREVGLTFHLLKDVPGLISKNIEKSLNEAFKPIGISDWNSLFWIAHPGGPAILDQVEAKLALKPEKLEATRQVLSDYGNMSSACVLFILDEVRRKSAEKGLETTGEGLEWGVLFGFGPGLTVETVVLHSVAA